A single Cannabis sativa cultivar Pink pepper isolate KNU-18-1 chromosome 7, ASM2916894v1, whole genome shotgun sequence DNA region contains:
- the LOC115697027 gene encoding receptor-like protein 7, whose product MRTNSLFTWLYMFSILLGVNVFLVSSQCLDHQQALLLQLRKSLEFDPEISTKLVKWNAQNSDCCHWEGVSCKEGHVVDLNLSNEGISGELGNSSSLFGLQHLNRLDLSCNFFSSMIPTGIGNLKKLNYLNLSSAGFLGQIPSEMSHLRRLITLDLSTTFNYDPTIVLAANELKLENPTLKMLVQNLSMLEELYFDGVNMSTSGSEWCQDLSSSLPNLRVLSFSDCSLSGPFDQSLVKLQSLSVIRLDNNDLLSPVPEFLANFSWLSTLSLHSCQLYGAFPDELFKVPTLMTLDLTDNVLLCGSLPEFPRNNSLQKLMLPFTNFSKELPSSIGNLWNLSTLDLSFCHFSGTIPSSISKLTQLSNLQLSFNNFTGPIPSFNKSKKLTQIDLNHNSLTGEIPSAHFEGLLNLVEIDLEDNFLKGSIPSTLFELPLLKKISLAKNQFNNLEFQTASSSILTTLDLSSNNLEGPFLLSILKLKNLSSLDLSYNKLNGTLQLDIFQELDQLAVLDLSYNNWSVNASVTKFTLKSFPQFEKLTLASCNIRAFPNLLKNQLGMVALDLSNNRIHGEIPNWIWEVGNNTNLAFLNLSHNHLVGMEEPYSLPSSLSLLDLNSNYLGGKIPVVPASIGYVDLSNNNFTSSIPIHFFNDLSSLGFFSISNNSFNGVIPESICSASGLQVLDLSHNKLSGKIPRCLFEIGVSLEVLNLRQNNLRGSIQDAFFPTDCDLKTLDLNGNSIQGKIPKSLANCAALEVLDLGHNNMVGEFPCLLKNTTTLQVLVLRSNNFAGTIGCPNTNGTWEMLQILDLAQNNFSGVIPGQWLKTMQAMMTHNENLQANVNTTNSNVLGFTHLYSVTLNLNQMSILGVYYRYTVTVTSKGQEMKLPKILNIFISIDLSSNNLQGPIPAALGELQALTVLNLSNNAHTGKIPSSIGDLRQLESLDLSRNNLIGSIPTSLEQLTFLSFLNLSYNNLVGRIPMANQFRTFSEDSFVGNKRLCGFPLMNKCLDDEEGSGTLLPNTRKEHSIDWNVLSVELGFVVGFGIVFGPLLFCKRWRQWHYKCVDDIVDRFFPLAVSNKWFLWTKSS is encoded by the coding sequence GAAATTCAAGCAGCCTTTTCGGTCTTCAACATCTCAACCGTCTTGATTTGTCTTGTAACTTTTTCAGTTCTATGATACCAACTGGGATTGGtaatctcaaaaagttgaattATCTGAATTTATCAAGTGCTGGCTTTTTGGGGCAAATACCAAGTGAGATGTCACACCTAAGAAGATTGATCACACTTGATTTATCAACCACTTTCAATTATGATCCAACCATAGTTCTTGCAGCTAATGAGCTCAAACTTGAGAATCCCACTTTGAAAATGCTTGTTCAGAATCTTTCTATGCTTGAAGAACTGTATTTTGATGGTGTTAATATGTCAACAAGTGGGAGTGAATGGTGCCAAGACTTGTCATCTTCTTTGCCTAATCTGAGAGTGTTGAGCTTCTCTGATTGCTCTCTTTCTGGACCTTTTGATCAGTCACTTGTGAAGCTTCAATCCCTTTCGGTGATTCGACTGGATAACAATGATTTGCTTTCTCCTGTCCCTGAATTCCTTGCAAATTTCTCATGGTTGAGTACTTTGAGTCTTCATTCTTGTCAATTGTATGGAGCATTTCCAGATGAACTTTTCAAGGTACCTACACTAATGACTCTTGATCTTACAGACAATGTATTACTCTGTGGTTCTTTGCCAGAATTTCCTAGAAATAATTCTCTCCAAAAATTGATGCTTCCATTCACAAATTTTTCAAAGGAATTGCCATCATCTATTGGTAACCTTTGGAACTTGTCCACATTAGACCTTTCCTTTTGCCACTTTAGTGGAACAATTCCAAGCTCCATTTCAAAACTCACCCAACTTAGTAATCTTCAATTGTCTTTTAATAACTTTACAGGTCCAATACCCTCTTTCAATAAGTCCAAGAAACTCACTCAAATAGATCTCAATCATAATAGTCTTACTGGTGAAATTCCTTCAGCTCATTTTGAAGGCCTTTTGAACTTAGTTGAGATTGATTTAGAGGATAATTTTCTCAAGGGTAGTATTCCCTCAACATTGTTTGAACTACCATTATTGAAAAAAATCTCACTAGCCAAAAACcaatttaacaatcttgagtTTCAAACTGCATCTTCCTCAATTTTGACTACTCTAGATTTGAGTAGCAACAATCTTGAAGGGCCATTCCTATTGTCTATCCTTAAACTCAAAAATCTTAGCTCACTTGATCTCTCTTATAACAAGCTCAATGGAACTCTACAACTTGACATATTTCAAGAGCTAGACCAACTTGCTGTTCTTGACCTTTCATACAATAATTGGTCAGTAAATGCAAGTGTGACTAAGTTTACTCTCAAGTCCTTTCCTCAGTTTGAAAAGTTAACACTTGCTTCTTGCAACATAAGGGCATTTCCTAATCTTTTGAAGAACCAATTAGGAATGGTTGCTTTGGATCTTTCAAACAACCGAATTCATGGCGAGATACCTAACTGGATTTGGGAAGTTGGAAACAATACAAATCTTGCTTTTTTGAACCTTTCACATAACCACCTAGTTGGTATGGAGGAACCTTATTCTCTTCCTAGTTCTCTCAGTCTTCTAGACCTGAATTCAAACTATCTAGGAGGAAAGATACCTGTTGTACCGGCTTCTATTGGATATGTAGATTTGTCCAACAATAACTTCACTTCTTCCATTCCAATTCACTTTTTCAATGACCTCTCATCTCTTGGATTTTTCTCCATATCAAATAACAGCTTTAATGGGGTCATTCCTGAATCCATTTGCAGTGCTAGTGGCCTTCAAGTTCTTGATTTGTCTCACAACAAATTAAGTGGTAAAATTCCAAGATGTTTGTTTGAAATAGGTGTTTCATTAGAGGTACTTAATCTGCGACAGAACAACTTAAGAGGCTCGATTCAAGACGCCTTTTTCCCAACAGATTGTGATTTGAAGACCCTGGATCTCAATGGCAATTCCATCCAAGGAAAGATACCGAAATCTCTAGCCAATTGTGCTGCATTAGAGGTTTTAGACCTCGGCCACAATAACATGGTCGGCGAATTTCCTTGCTTGTTGAAGAACACAACAACTTTGCAAGTCCTTGTTCTTAGATCCAACAACTTTGCAGGTACCATTGGATGTCCCAACACAAATGGAACTTGGGAAATGCTTCAAATATTGGATCTAGCTCAAAACAATTTCAGTGGAGTAATACCAGGACAATGGTTAAAAACAATGCAGGCAATGATGACTCATAATGAAAATCTCCAAGCAAATGTCAATACCACAAATTCTAATGTTCTTGGCTTCACTCATCTCTATTCTGTCACATTGAATCTAAACCAAATGAGCATTTTAGGTGTATATTATCGGTATACAGTGACAGTTACATCCAAAGGCCAAGAAATGAAGCTGCCAAAGATCCTTAATATCTTCATTTCCATTGACCTTTCAAGCAACAATCTCCAAGGACCAATACCAGCTGCATTGGGAGAGCTTCAAGCTCTAACAGTTCTCAACTTGTCCAACAATGCTCACACTGGAAAAATCCCATCTTCTATAGGTGATTTGAGGCAATTGGAGTCATTAGATCTCTCAAGAAACAATCTCATTGGTTCAATTCCAACCTCACTAGAGCAACTCACTTTCCTATCATTCCTTAATCTTTCCTACAATAATCTTGTTGGTAGGATACCAATGGCTAATCAATTTAGAACATTTTCAGAGGATTCTTTTGTTGGTAACAAAAGACTTTGTGGATTCCCCTTGATGAATAAATGCTTGGATGATGAAGAGGGAAGTGGAACTTTGTTGCCTAATACaaggaaagaacatagcattgaTTGGAATGTATTGAGTGTTGAACTTGGATTTGTTGTTGGGTTTGGTATTGTATTTGGACCACTTTTGTTCTGCAAGAGATGGAGACAATGGCACTATAAATGTGTTGATGACATTGTTGATAGGTTCTTTCCCTTAGCTGTGTCAAATAAGTGGTTTCTATGGACAAAGAGTAGTTAA